A stretch of the Archangium violaceum genome encodes the following:
- a CDS encoding DUF885 domain-containing protein has product MLQAVRRLAVGIIATLPLTAEANKKNVAATSLQALIAREWQYQLEHSPTYASVLGDRRWNDRWDDLSLAAIEADHQHNLQVLAQLAKLDRKKLSAEDQLDYDLFRRDYETWVEEHRYKWYLLPTNQVGSIPEGIKQPPGIQTAYQLADTLRFATTKDYEEWITRLGGFSTYVDQIIMLMREGMRERRMHPQVILRRIPPQLEKQRVEDPTKSGFYSPFTRFPSSISPAEQRRLSTAGRAAIANGVLPALTRFHRFLTGEYIPAAPEQVGIWQLPEGPEMYGFFTRKYTTTKLSPDQVHELGLAEVQRIRAEMEAVKAKAGFQGSLHEFFRFLRTEPRFYCKSGEELLLRYRGLSKRIDPLLVKLFKTLPRQPYGVEPTPAAMAPDVTTGFYYPAASDGSRPGTYLVNLYRPETRPVWEMIPLTLHEAVPGHHLQTSLAAEQSHLPEFRRYGYHVAYGEGWALYCETLGDELGLYDDPYDKFGQLAYDMWRAVRLVVDTGMHARRWSRQQAIDYFLEHSPRQELDVVNEIDRYIAWPGQALAYKVGQLQIRELRSRAERALGERFDVREFHDVVLLDGSLPLDILEQRVEAWVARTRAGATRSR; this is encoded by the coding sequence ATGCTGCAAGCAGTCCGGCGGCTCGCCGTGGGAATCATCGCGACACTCCCCCTCACCGCGGAGGCGAACAAGAAGAACGTTGCCGCGACCTCACTCCAGGCGCTGATCGCCCGGGAATGGCAGTACCAGCTGGAGCACAGCCCGACCTATGCGTCGGTGCTGGGTGACCGCCGCTGGAATGACCGCTGGGACGATCTCAGCCTCGCCGCCATCGAGGCGGACCACCAGCACAACCTCCAGGTCCTCGCGCAGCTCGCGAAGTTGGATCGCAAGAAGCTCTCGGCGGAAGACCAGCTCGACTACGACCTGTTCCGCCGCGATTACGAGACGTGGGTCGAGGAGCACCGGTACAAGTGGTACCTGCTGCCGACGAACCAGGTAGGGAGCATTCCGGAGGGAATCAAACAGCCTCCAGGCATCCAGACGGCCTACCAGCTCGCCGACACGCTGCGCTTCGCGACGACGAAGGACTACGAGGAGTGGATCACCCGTCTCGGCGGCTTCTCCACGTACGTGGATCAGATCATCATGCTCATGCGTGAGGGAATGCGCGAGCGCCGCATGCATCCCCAGGTCATCCTGCGCCGCATCCCGCCCCAGCTCGAGAAGCAACGGGTGGAAGACCCCACGAAGAGCGGGTTCTACAGCCCCTTCACGCGCTTCCCCTCCAGCATCTCCCCGGCCGAGCAGCGGCGCTTGTCCACCGCGGGCCGCGCCGCCATCGCGAACGGGGTACTGCCGGCGCTCACGCGCTTCCACCGGTTCCTGACGGGCGAGTACATCCCCGCCGCGCCCGAGCAGGTGGGCATCTGGCAATTGCCGGAGGGCCCGGAGATGTATGGTTTCTTCACCCGCAAGTACACGACGACGAAGCTGAGCCCGGATCAGGTCCACGAGCTCGGGCTCGCCGAGGTCCAGCGCATCCGTGCCGAGATGGAGGCGGTGAAGGCGAAGGCGGGCTTCCAGGGCTCGCTCCACGAGTTCTTCCGCTTCCTGCGCACGGAGCCGCGGTTCTATTGCAAGAGCGGGGAGGAGCTGCTGCTGCGGTATCGCGGCCTCTCCAAGCGGATCGACCCGCTGCTGGTGAAGCTGTTCAAGACCCTGCCGCGGCAGCCCTATGGCGTGGAGCCGACCCCGGCCGCCATGGCTCCGGATGTCACCACCGGCTTCTACTACCCCGCCGCGTCCGATGGTTCCCGCCCGGGCACCTATCTCGTGAATCTCTACCGTCCCGAGACACGGCCCGTCTGGGAGATGATCCCCCTCACGTTGCACGAGGCCGTGCCCGGGCATCATCTCCAGACGTCACTCGCCGCCGAGCAGAGCCACCTCCCCGAGTTCCGTCGTTATGGCTACCACGTGGCCTACGGTGAGGGCTGGGCCCTGTACTGCGAGACCCTGGGGGACGAGCTCGGCTTGTACGATGACCCGTACGACAAGTTCGGCCAGCTGGCCTACGACATGTGGCGCGCCGTCCGGCTGGTGGTGGACACGGGCATGCATGCCCGGCGCTGGAGCCGGCAGCAGGCCATCGACTACTTCCTGGAGCACTCGCCGCGCCAGGAATTGGATGTCGTCAACGAGATCGACCGGTACATCGCCTGGCCGGGACAGGCGCTGGCCTACAAGGTGGGGCAGCTCCAGATCCGGGAGCTGCGTTCGCGTGCCGAGCGTGCGCTGGGCGAGCGCTTCGACGTTCGCGAGTTCCACGACGTGGTGCTGCTCGACGGATCACTCCCTCTGGACATCCTCGAGCAGCGGGTCGAAGCCTGGGTGGCCAGGACCCGCGCTGGCGCGACGCGCTCCCGGTGA
- a CDS encoding protein kinase domain-containing protein yields MDSIQDDMDFGDSLLEEVVGTDPWLASPVPGEKLGGPDGRRFEIQLALGRGSMGEVFQAWDAELQREVALKFLNPQTMSLGSRVTELLQQEARAIARLNHENIVRLFDVAEWRVEHGEQRVLFLVMEYLEGESLSARLHRGRLELKQAMTIMEGVAAGLAHAHQRHLIHRDLKPANVFITREETVKLLDFGLAHLVASTLPLPDMSTAGTPLYMAPEQWLGRPQDERTDVWAAGLLLYELLTGKRPFSTLCAEELRARVISAEPVPSVRALRPELSRELEQLVATALAKDPARRIPSGQELLEELREVSEHLGLRREQGQTSVAQRRQVTLVCCVPLGLPAALDPEDFDELEAAFRETCAELLGHHGGSLTPSMGAQVLACFGYPQAQEEDSRNAVHAAMLLARDFPRMLQRKLPRPFSRGLSMGVGIHTDRVALHESAGGPVLSGDAPEVVAWLARQAEPGTVLLSEATRTLVRGAFEMEPLGTRRPTGAPAARPVRVFRALSERKTRSRFERMHAAFGLTPLVGRERELREVLELWASARRGQGTAVLLRGEAGLGKSRLIHEVRERVASEADCRLNAQCGAPFSSSALYPVIDLLQRLLEDSRPEGASPGAPRGLEPRLRALGLSAEHLQALVSLLSLPPMETLPSTQLTPERQKSLVFDALAILLRGLARERPVLVVVEDLHWADPSTLELLVWLHESVSQSRVLLLLSSRAEPRDAAPRWPGLHILSLERLSEKHTQVLVREAARGRVLTSGVMRQLVKRTEGVPLFAEELTRMMLERQAAGDVSSSIPSSLHELLLARLDALPPRQKMLAQLCSVMGRSFSSALVAALTHQSEAARIRDLEGLVSAGILEQEGPDEELAEYRFRHALIQEAAYQSLLRGTRREYHQRIALVLEESFPELAEAHPELLAHHYTEAAWHTQALLWWTRAGAHASQRSAHQEAIEHLTRALNLLRTLPDAGQRQGEELRLLMTLGIPLVQARGYQSADAERTFARARSLFDAVGDELPRLELSYWGAFSFYLGRGELSPAWELAERLVAQGQRLEDRELLALGHGMMAMVAFTRGQGRAAREHAELALGSSHFTLDEHRRLALRHWVEPRVKALAYGSLILSWGGDLERARIWGQEALALAGRLGHLHTSAFALHSVAQGSQYWGDVVSTLELAERCMALSSEHHFRMWRSGAALLRGWALAGMGWVSQGLALMRQGIEQWRASGIQSYQSHHCGMLAEIYLWQRQPQQALEVVERALTHLGEERFYASALHRLRGEGLRALGQEQEAEASFKCALEIAREQGAHTFERLARQRLKTVPPPTPWPVRA; encoded by the coding sequence ATGGATTCGATTCAAGACGACATGGACTTCGGGGACTCCTTGCTGGAGGAGGTCGTGGGCACCGATCCCTGGCTGGCCAGTCCCGTCCCTGGAGAGAAGCTGGGGGGCCCGGATGGCCGGCGGTTCGAGATCCAACTGGCGCTGGGCCGCGGCTCCATGGGCGAGGTGTTCCAGGCCTGGGACGCGGAGCTGCAGCGCGAGGTGGCGCTCAAATTCCTGAACCCGCAGACCATGTCGCTCGGGAGCCGGGTCACCGAACTGCTCCAACAGGAGGCCCGGGCCATTGCCCGATTGAACCACGAGAACATCGTCCGCCTCTTCGACGTGGCCGAGTGGCGCGTCGAGCACGGAGAGCAGCGCGTGCTCTTCCTGGTGATGGAGTACCTGGAGGGCGAGTCGCTTTCGGCGCGGCTGCACCGGGGCCGGCTGGAGCTGAAGCAGGCGATGACGATCATGGAAGGAGTGGCCGCGGGCCTCGCTCACGCGCACCAGCGACACCTCATCCACCGGGATCTCAAGCCCGCCAACGTCTTCATCACCCGCGAGGAGACGGTGAAGCTCCTGGACTTCGGCCTGGCCCACCTCGTGGCGAGCACCCTGCCCCTGCCGGACATGTCCACGGCGGGCACTCCCTTGTACATGGCACCCGAGCAATGGTTGGGCAGGCCCCAGGACGAGCGGACCGATGTGTGGGCAGCGGGGTTGCTGCTCTACGAGCTGCTGACCGGCAAGCGGCCCTTCTCCACCCTCTGTGCCGAGGAGCTCCGTGCCCGGGTGATCTCCGCGGAGCCCGTGCCCTCGGTACGCGCGCTCCGCCCGGAATTGTCGCGGGAGCTGGAGCAACTGGTCGCCACGGCCCTGGCCAAGGACCCGGCCCGGCGCATTCCCTCGGGGCAGGAGTTGCTGGAGGAGCTGCGCGAGGTGAGCGAGCACCTCGGGCTGCGTCGCGAGCAGGGGCAGACCTCCGTCGCCCAGCGTCGACAGGTGACGCTGGTGTGCTGCGTACCGCTCGGACTCCCGGCGGCGCTCGACCCCGAGGACTTCGATGAGCTGGAGGCCGCCTTCCGCGAGACCTGTGCGGAGCTCCTCGGCCATCACGGCGGCTCGCTCACGCCCTCCATGGGAGCCCAGGTGCTGGCCTGCTTCGGCTATCCCCAGGCCCAGGAGGAGGATTCCAGGAACGCCGTCCACGCGGCAATGCTCCTGGCCCGGGACTTCCCCCGGATGCTCCAGCGGAAGCTGCCGCGCCCGTTCTCGCGAGGGCTCTCCATGGGGGTGGGCATCCACACGGACAGGGTGGCCCTGCACGAGAGCGCGGGGGGGCCCGTCCTCTCGGGAGATGCGCCCGAGGTGGTCGCCTGGCTGGCCCGGCAGGCCGAGCCCGGCACGGTGCTCCTCAGCGAGGCCACCCGGACCCTGGTGCGCGGTGCCTTCGAAATGGAGCCGCTCGGGACACGGCGTCCCACGGGAGCACCGGCCGCCCGCCCGGTACGGGTGTTCCGGGCGCTGAGCGAGCGCAAGACCCGGTCCCGCTTCGAGCGGATGCACGCGGCCTTCGGGCTGACACCGCTGGTCGGGCGCGAGCGGGAGCTGCGGGAGGTGCTCGAGCTGTGGGCGAGTGCCCGGCGGGGACAGGGCACCGCCGTCCTTCTTCGCGGCGAGGCGGGCCTGGGGAAGTCCCGCCTCATCCACGAGGTACGGGAGCGGGTGGCTTCCGAGGCGGACTGTCGCCTGAATGCCCAGTGCGGCGCCCCGTTCTCCTCCAGCGCGCTGTATCCCGTCATCGACCTGCTCCAGCGCCTGCTCGAGGATTCACGCCCGGAAGGCGCCTCCCCCGGAGCTCCGCGCGGGCTGGAGCCACGACTGCGCGCGCTCGGCCTCTCGGCCGAGCACCTGCAGGCGCTCGTCTCGCTCCTGTCCCTCCCGCCCATGGAGACACTGCCCTCCACCCAGCTGACGCCGGAGCGGCAGAAGTCACTGGTGTTCGACGCCCTGGCCATCCTGCTGCGGGGCCTGGCTCGCGAGCGACCGGTGCTGGTCGTGGTGGAGGATCTGCACTGGGCGGATCCCTCCACCCTGGAGCTCCTGGTCTGGCTGCACGAGTCGGTGAGTCAGTCCCGGGTGTTGCTGCTCCTCAGCAGCCGCGCCGAGCCGCGCGATGCCGCGCCGCGATGGCCCGGCCTCCACATCCTCTCGCTGGAGCGACTGTCCGAGAAACACACCCAGGTGTTGGTGCGGGAGGCGGCCCGGGGCCGGGTCCTGACATCGGGAGTGATGCGGCAACTCGTGAAGAGGACGGAGGGCGTTCCACTCTTCGCGGAGGAGCTGACGCGCATGATGTTGGAGCGGCAGGCCGCTGGAGACGTGTCCTCCTCCATTCCCTCGAGCCTGCACGAGCTGCTGCTCGCGCGTCTGGACGCGCTCCCTCCCCGGCAGAAGATGCTGGCGCAGCTCTGCTCGGTGATGGGACGAAGCTTCTCGAGTGCCCTGGTGGCGGCCCTCACGCATCAATCCGAGGCCGCGAGGATCCGCGATCTGGAGGGGCTGGTCTCCGCGGGCATCCTGGAGCAGGAGGGGCCGGACGAGGAGCTGGCGGAGTACCGGTTCCGGCACGCCCTCATCCAGGAGGCGGCCTATCAATCGCTGCTGCGCGGCACCCGGCGCGAGTACCACCAGCGCATCGCCCTGGTGCTGGAGGAGTCCTTCCCCGAGCTGGCGGAGGCCCATCCGGAGTTGCTGGCCCACCACTACACGGAAGCGGCCTGGCACACGCAGGCCCTCCTCTGGTGGACTCGCGCCGGTGCACATGCCAGTCAGCGCTCGGCCCACCAGGAGGCGATTGAACACCTCACGCGGGCGCTGAACCTGCTGCGGACCCTTCCGGACGCGGGCCAGCGCCAGGGCGAGGAGCTGCGGCTCCTGATGACGCTGGGCATTCCCCTGGTGCAGGCGCGGGGCTATCAATCGGCCGACGCGGAGCGGACCTTCGCGCGTGCTCGCTCGCTGTTCGATGCCGTGGGCGACGAGCTGCCTCGATTGGAGCTGTCCTACTGGGGGGCCTTCTCCTTCTACCTGGGGCGCGGCGAGCTGTCGCCCGCATGGGAGCTGGCGGAGCGGTTGGTGGCCCAGGGCCAGCGACTGGAAGACCGGGAGCTGCTCGCCCTGGGACACGGGATGATGGCCATGGTGGCCTTCACCCGCGGACAGGGCCGTGCCGCGCGAGAGCACGCGGAGCTGGCGCTGGGAAGCTCGCACTTCACCCTGGACGAGCACCGGCGTCTGGCGCTCCGGCACTGGGTGGAGCCACGGGTGAAGGCGCTGGCCTACGGCTCCCTCATCCTCTCCTGGGGTGGGGACCTGGAGCGGGCCCGAATCTGGGGCCAGGAAGCGCTGGCACTGGCCGGACGGCTCGGACACCTGCACACCTCCGCCTTCGCCCTCCACTCCGTGGCGCAGGGCAGCCAGTACTGGGGAGATGTCGTCAGCACCCTGGAACTGGCGGAGCGCTGCATGGCGCTCTCGAGCGAGCACCACTTCCGGATGTGGCGCAGCGGGGCGGCGCTCCTGCGCGGCTGGGCCCTGGCCGGGATGGGATGGGTCTCCCAGGGGCTGGCGCTCATGCGGCAGGGGATCGAGCAATGGCGGGCTTCCGGCATCCAGTCCTACCAGAGCCACCACTGCGGCATGTTGGCGGAAATCTACTTGTGGCAGCGGCAACCCCAGCAGGCGCTGGAGGTGGTGGAGCGGGCCCTCACCCACCTGGGAGAGGAACGCTTCTACGCCTCGGCGCTGCACCGGCTGCGGGGCGAGGGTCTGCGTGCGCTCGGCCAGGAGCAGGAGGCCGAGGCCAGCTTCAAGTGTGCTCTCGAGATCGCTCGTGAGCAGGGCGCCCACACCTTCGAGCGACTCGCGAGACAGCGGTTGAAGACGGTTCCTCCCCCCACTCCGTGGCCGGTGCGCGCATGA
- a CDS encoding ATP-binding protein, whose product MHSRATLPRLHIHAKLLVAFVLVLLPVLGLLVAGFLSDLRRTQEYILEAQAMTAQSVAVQVAEVFDGAVGLGWAVAQDPRLLILDSRVLDSHLRRVVERSPLYQSIGIYDARGHQRGWGGQSGFADPGRDIRDRPFFQQVMASNAPVISHVHELERTLRAGLIASVPIRDEGGRPIGVVTIQLRAEQLADRFLDARSQQRQVLLLVDPSRRLAFHTGAAYLPYRQSGAYLRFEAIQRALDGIPARLARFTSPFLEDEHLGAFAPVPKYPWAVGVSVERDLALAPVYEQMHLRLAVFAGILLLSLLLALGLTRFYTRPVRQLQAAAQALGRGDREARVHIDTGDELEELGKAFNTMAAEVARRETEVNALHKEAERQALELAAIIASVPEAIIVANTEGRMVSTNPAGFRLLGIRSHSGFTEMSFSEHLRRHDLRHPDGRPMEQKELPLVRTLRGESFTDLEMLFRRPDGRQILLSINGAPVRDASGQIILGEVVIRDITRHRQEEQALRRSEESLAQAQRIAHLGNWDWDLVSHQFHGSDEVYRILGLTPQARTLTLEMLLSFIPPQERRGIEKAMEAARVGSKPFSLDHRVRRPDGTERIVHHEVEVHPDAEGHPVRILGTVQDITEHKQVEDELARLLDQELALARVGQALVSEVELERIAEVVIEQSRHSLRADAVGVWLAEPEHRELTLLASHRIPDDESLRRLSFDAPVLTAQAARTERLQVVEDLQAEERRPGVSCIWADEGLRGVAAFPLRSRGHLVGVMTYGTNAPRAFSARELEFHSTLGQLFAVAIEKARLFQQVREALRLREEFMTAAAHELKTPVTTIQTWAEILLDKEALTPRQLKGITAISRNTRRITRLVEHLFAAVKMAPNEPRLERKPFDLHALVRERVEKAARTTENPIRVETSGPLIVHADRYLMGEVVSHLLENALRYSRPGGAIQLEARRQGDDAVVSVHDHGPGIPPERQPHVFEPLYEPLPPGAPGYTGVVGLGLHLSRQIIEAHGGHIWLVSTPGAGSTFSFGIPLAEASSEAVLPMTDSTPELLIPG is encoded by the coding sequence ATGCACTCCCGAGCGACCCTGCCGCGTCTGCACATCCACGCCAAGTTGCTCGTCGCCTTCGTCCTCGTCCTCCTACCGGTCCTGGGTCTGCTGGTCGCTGGCTTCCTCTCCGACCTGAGGCGGACCCAGGAGTACATCCTGGAGGCCCAGGCGATGACGGCCCAGTCCGTCGCCGTACAGGTCGCCGAGGTCTTCGATGGTGCCGTCGGGCTCGGTTGGGCCGTGGCGCAGGATCCGCGGCTCCTGATCCTGGACTCCCGGGTGCTGGACTCTCACCTGAGGAGGGTGGTCGAACGCAGCCCGCTCTATCAATCCATTGGCATCTACGACGCCCGGGGTCACCAACGGGGTTGGGGGGGCCAGTCCGGCTTCGCCGACCCCGGGCGCGACATCCGTGACCGCCCGTTCTTTCAGCAGGTGATGGCGAGCAATGCACCCGTCATCTCCCATGTGCACGAACTGGAGCGCACCCTTCGTGCGGGATTGATCGCCAGCGTTCCCATCCGTGACGAAGGAGGACGGCCCATCGGAGTCGTCACCATCCAGCTCCGAGCCGAGCAGCTCGCGGATCGCTTCCTGGATGCCCGCTCCCAGCAGCGACAGGTCCTCCTCCTGGTCGATCCGAGCCGCAGGCTGGCCTTCCACACGGGTGCCGCCTACCTTCCCTACCGGCAGAGCGGCGCCTATCTCCGCTTCGAGGCCATCCAGAGGGCACTGGACGGCATCCCGGCTCGGCTGGCCCGGTTCACGAGCCCCTTCCTGGAAGACGAGCACCTGGGAGCCTTCGCTCCGGTCCCCAAATACCCGTGGGCCGTGGGGGTATCCGTGGAACGCGACCTGGCCCTGGCTCCTGTCTACGAGCAGATGCACCTCAGGCTCGCCGTCTTCGCGGGCATCCTCCTGCTGAGCCTCCTGCTGGCCCTGGGGTTGACGCGCTTCTATACCCGCCCGGTGAGGCAACTCCAGGCGGCCGCCCAGGCCCTGGGACGGGGCGATCGGGAAGCGCGCGTGCACATCGACACGGGGGATGAGCTGGAGGAGCTGGGCAAGGCCTTCAACACGATGGCGGCCGAGGTCGCGAGGCGGGAGACGGAGGTGAACGCCCTGCACAAGGAGGCCGAGCGCCAGGCCCTCGAGCTCGCGGCGATCATCGCCAGCGTGCCGGAAGCCATCATCGTCGCCAACACGGAGGGACGGATGGTCAGCACCAATCCCGCGGGCTTCCGGCTGCTCGGAATCCGGAGCCACTCCGGTTTCACCGAGATGTCCTTCTCCGAGCATCTCCGGCGCCATGACCTCCGGCACCCGGACGGACGCCCGATGGAGCAGAAGGAATTGCCGCTCGTTCGTACGTTGAGGGGTGAGTCCTTCACCGACCTGGAGATGCTCTTCCGCCGTCCAGATGGGAGACAAATCCTGCTCAGCATCAATGGTGCCCCCGTCAGGGATGCCTCCGGGCAGATCATCCTCGGGGAAGTCGTCATCCGGGACATCACCCGGCACCGGCAGGAGGAGCAGGCCCTCCGCAGGAGCGAGGAGAGCCTCGCCCAGGCGCAGCGCATCGCGCACCTCGGCAACTGGGACTGGGACCTGGTGAGCCACCAGTTCCACGGGTCGGATGAGGTCTACCGCATCCTGGGCCTCACCCCCCAGGCGCGCACGCTCACCCTCGAGATGCTCCTCTCCTTCATCCCTCCCCAGGAGCGGCGGGGAATCGAGAAGGCGATGGAGGCGGCCCGGGTCGGGAGCAAGCCCTTCAGCCTCGACCATCGCGTCCGCCGGCCGGACGGAACGGAGCGCATCGTCCACCACGAGGTCGAGGTCCACCCGGACGCGGAGGGCCACCCGGTGCGCATCCTGGGGACGGTGCAGGACATCACCGAGCACAAGCAGGTGGAGGACGAGCTGGCGCGGCTGCTGGATCAGGAGCTGGCGCTGGCCCGGGTCGGTCAGGCCCTGGTCAGCGAGGTGGAGCTCGAGCGGATCGCCGAGGTGGTCATCGAGCAGAGCCGCCATAGCCTGCGCGCCGACGCGGTCGGGGTCTGGCTGGCGGAGCCGGAGCACCGGGAGCTCACCCTGCTCGCATCCCATCGCATCCCAGATGATGAGAGCCTGCGTCGCCTCTCCTTCGATGCCCCCGTGCTCACGGCGCAGGCGGCCCGGACGGAGCGGCTCCAGGTCGTCGAGGATCTCCAGGCGGAGGAAAGGCGGCCCGGGGTCTCGTGTATCTGGGCGGACGAGGGGTTGCGTGGAGTGGCGGCGTTTCCGCTGCGCTCTCGCGGGCACCTCGTGGGGGTGATGACCTACGGTACCAACGCTCCCCGCGCCTTCTCCGCACGAGAGCTGGAGTTCCACTCCACCCTGGGCCAGCTGTTCGCCGTGGCCATCGAGAAGGCACGCCTGTTCCAGCAGGTGCGAGAGGCCTTGCGGCTGCGCGAGGAATTCATGACGGCCGCGGCCCACGAGCTGAAGACTCCCGTCACCACCATCCAGACGTGGGCGGAGATATTGCTCGACAAGGAGGCGCTCACGCCCCGCCAGCTCAAGGGGATCACCGCCATCTCGCGCAACACCCGGCGGATTACCCGCCTGGTGGAGCACCTGTTCGCGGCCGTGAAGATGGCGCCCAACGAGCCAAGGCTGGAGCGCAAGCCCTTCGATCTCCACGCCCTGGTTCGAGAGCGGGTGGAGAAGGCGGCGCGAACCACGGAGAACCCGATTCGCGTCGAGACCTCTGGCCCGCTCATCGTCCATGCCGACCGCTATCTCATGGGAGAGGTGGTGTCCCATCTGCTGGAGAACGCCCTGCGGTACTCACGTCCTGGCGGAGCCATCCAGCTCGAGGCCCGGAGGCAGGGGGACGACGCCGTGGTCTCCGTGCACGACCACGGCCCCGGCATTCCGCCGGAGCGCCAGCCCCATGTCTTCGAGCCCCTCTATGAGCCGCTCCCACCAGGAGCACCGGGCTACACGGGAGTGGTGGGGCTCGGGCTGCACCTGAGCCGGCAGATCATCGAGGCCCATGGAGGGCACATCTGGCTGGTGAGCACCCCGGGGGCGGGCTCGACGTTCTCCTTCGGCATTCCCCTGGCGGAGGCCTCGTCCGAGGCGGTTCTGCCCATGACGGATTCCACGCCCGAGCTCCTCATTCCAGGGTGA
- a CDS encoding threonine/serine dehydratase, with amino-acid sequence MALPLSRDDIRAAYERIRPHIRRTPVCTQPGGALGHDGPVSLKLEFLQHAGSFKPRGAFNTLLTQPVPKAGVAAASGGNHGAAVAYAARQLGIPARIFVPEISSPAKLELIRRFGAEVVIGGPRYADALVTCGAYIADTGALSVHAYDSLSTIQGQGTVALEWEEDGQGLDTVLVAVGGGGLIAGIASWWAGRGIKLVGVEPEGSRALHASLEAGRPVDVTVESIAADSLGARNTGELVFSIARAAVDHVALVTDAAIREAQRTLWREWRIAAEPGGATALAALLSNAYRPQPGERVGVLLCGANVELSKLAESV; translated from the coding sequence ATGGCCCTTCCCCTCTCCCGCGACGACATCCGCGCCGCCTACGAGCGCATCCGCCCCCACATCCGTCGCACCCCGGTCTGCACCCAGCCCGGCGGTGCCCTGGGACACGACGGGCCGGTGAGCCTGAAGCTCGAGTTCCTCCAGCACGCGGGCTCTTTCAAACCGCGCGGTGCCTTCAACACCTTGTTGACGCAGCCCGTTCCAAAGGCGGGTGTGGCCGCCGCATCGGGCGGCAATCACGGTGCGGCCGTCGCCTACGCGGCGCGGCAGCTGGGCATCCCCGCCCGCATCTTCGTACCGGAGATCTCGAGCCCCGCGAAGCTCGAGCTCATCCGCCGCTTCGGCGCCGAGGTCGTCATCGGAGGCCCGCGCTATGCCGACGCGCTCGTCACCTGCGGCGCATACATCGCCGACACGGGCGCGCTCTCCGTCCATGCCTACGACTCCCTCTCCACCATCCAGGGCCAGGGCACCGTCGCCCTCGAGTGGGAAGAGGATGGGCAGGGGCTCGACACGGTCCTCGTGGCCGTCGGTGGCGGTGGGTTGATCGCTGGCATCGCGAGCTGGTGGGCGGGGCGAGGCATCAAGCTCGTCGGCGTCGAGCCCGAAGGCTCCCGCGCGCTGCACGCCTCGCTCGAAGCAGGCCGTCCCGTGGATGTAACGGTTGAGTCAATCGCGGCGGATTCGCTCGGCGCGCGCAACACGGGAGAGCTTGTGTTCTCCATTGCCCGAGCCGCGGTCGACCACGTCGCGCTCGTGACGGACGCGGCCATCCGCGAGGCACAACGAACGCTCTGGCGCGAGTGGCGCATCGCAGCCGAGCCCGGCGGCGCGACGGCCCTCGCCGCGCTCCTCTCCAATGCCTACCGACCCCAGCCGGGCGAGCGGGTCGGCGTGCTCCTCTGCGGTGCCAACGTGGAGCTGAGCAAGCTCGCGGAGAGTGTTTGA